One genomic region from Quercus robur chromosome 4, dhQueRobu3.1, whole genome shotgun sequence encodes:
- the LOC126724566 gene encoding uncharacterized protein LOC126724566: protein MISMEMKDERSLDNLVGRRESVLRKKKKTKISNRNEGSEKEVSSTKFHEPLNFLITIILGVLGVHYQGLGISPLKEHGAIMLFFIMAAVIYSIAFLGIKLGPQNANYLPIFKFLCVTCAILACELLLSILVDHLRLVMINLCGILVELLRRWYKQIYQYCFQTPIMILNTIVLKTRLDQPVETRTKNENKLEKSTIQP from the exons ATGATCAGCATGGAGATGAAAGATGAAAGAAGTCTTGATAATCTGGTTGGGAGACGTGAATCAGTCCTacgaaagaaaaagaaaacaaagatatcAAATCGCAATGAAGGAAG TGAGAAAGAAGTTTCCTCCACAAAATTCCACGAGCCTCTCAATTTTCTCATCACAATCATACTTGGCGTTCTTGGAGTACACTATCAAGGCTTGGGCATCTCTCCACTCAAAGAACATGGCGCAATCATGTTGTTCTTCATCATGGCAGCAGTTATCTATAGCATTGCATTTTTGGGGATAAAGCTAGGACCCCAAAATGCAAACTACCTGCCCATATTCAAGTTTCTTTGTGTCACTTGTGCAATTCTTGCGTGTGAGCTCCTTTTGTCAATTCTTGTCGATCACTTAAGGCTGGTCATGATAAATTTATGTGGGATCCTCGTAGAGCTTCTACGTCGCTGGTACAAACAAATTTATCAATACTGTTTTCAGACACCTATTATGATACTTAACACCATAGTTCTAAAAACCAGACTAGACCAACCAGTTGAAACGAgaaccaaaaatgaaaacaaactaGAAAAATCGACTATTCAACCCTGA